From Echinicola soli, a single genomic window includes:
- the atpC gene encoding ATP synthase F1 subunit epsilon: protein MHLEIITPDKKVFQGEVSEATFPGASGAFQVLKNHAPVVSALAKGTVSYTTNDGKQSLEVDGGVVEVRENEIVLLAEKVLD from the coding sequence ATGCATTTAGAAATCATAACACCGGACAAAAAGGTATTTCAAGGAGAGGTTTCAGAAGCTACATTCCCTGGAGCTTCAGGTGCTTTCCAAGTGTTGAAAAACCACGCTCCTGTAGTATCTGCGCTGGCAAAAGGAACAGTCTCTTATACTACTAATGACGGCAAGCAGTCCTTAGAAGTGGATGGAGGCGTAGTGGAAGTGAGAGAAAATGAAATCGTCCTGCTCGCTGAAAAGGTGCTGGATTGA
- a CDS encoding 6-bladed beta-propeller, which produces MIFNQLLTSLVTIVAFLIFSCTEKQVKLKEGGLENIIINTDEVKDTADISNWIKSFTITRLEEHEGQYLGMVNKVLVSPHHYVIVDKHDTDQIFLYDKKGNFIKSLIDLGSGPLEINQVNDCWFNNTATLEVYDYSLKKVVVYNEEYEPDSTYKTPPSILFDNIIPLTDGGYVAYKGYSGYNGPFEGKSYKVGFLNREFKLIATALTYPDELNRALITNPWTPFWKVKDTVRFYQNFNPYIYNILPNQQLTKRYKLNYQPNPLPENYEEEVILPHINILNDLNIPFQERNKAYEGYAGFSGQWYESQNLILFSSFDKKHKSFLTLYDKHKQKVITSAHSLADTQRFKTVLPPFQAFDAKNKTFVGVLQGWVILEYLLLKGSPLEHEIKSEKESNFLIKVAFN; this is translated from the coding sequence ATGATTTTTAATCAGCTCCTCACATCTTTGGTCACCATCGTGGCTTTTTTGATATTTTCATGCACAGAAAAACAAGTGAAACTCAAAGAAGGCGGTCTCGAAAATATTATTATAAACACCGATGAAGTAAAAGACACTGCAGACATTTCCAATTGGATCAAGAGTTTTACGATTACCCGGCTTGAAGAACACGAAGGACAATATTTGGGAATGGTGAACAAAGTACTGGTCAGTCCCCATCACTATGTTATTGTGGACAAACATGACACGGATCAGATTTTCCTTTACGACAAAAAAGGCAATTTTATCAAAAGTCTTATTGATCTAGGCAGTGGGCCATTGGAAATCAATCAGGTAAATGACTGCTGGTTTAATAACACGGCCACTTTGGAAGTTTATGATTATTCCCTTAAAAAAGTCGTGGTTTATAACGAGGAATATGAACCAGATAGCACCTATAAAACGCCTCCATCAATCCTCTTTGACAATATTATCCCATTAACGGACGGAGGATATGTGGCCTACAAAGGATACAGTGGATATAACGGCCCATTCGAAGGGAAAAGCTATAAGGTTGGATTTCTAAACAGGGAATTTAAACTTATAGCTACCGCGCTCACTTACCCTGATGAATTAAACAGAGCGCTAATCACCAACCCATGGACGCCGTTTTGGAAAGTAAAAGACACGGTTCGTTTTTATCAAAATTTCAATCCATACATTTACAATATATTGCCCAATCAACAACTCACTAAGCGGTACAAATTAAACTATCAACCCAATCCTCTCCCCGAGAACTATGAAGAAGAAGTCATCCTTCCACACATTAACATTCTAAATGATCTAAATATTCCTTTCCAAGAAAGAAATAAGGCCTATGAGGGCTATGCAGGCTTTAGTGGCCAATGGTATGAATCACAGAATTTAATCTTGTTCTCATCCTTTGACAAAAAGCACAAGTCATTCCTGACACTTTATGATAAACATAAGCAGAAGGTAATTACTTCTGCCCATTCCTTGGCAGATACCCAGCGCTTCAAAACGGTACTTCCTCCTTTTCAAGCGTTCGATGCTAAGAACAAGACCTTCGTAGGTGTGTTACAAGGATGGGTTATATTGGAATACCTTCTCCTGAAAGGAAGTCCGTTGGAACATGAAATCAAATCTGAGAAAGAAAGCAATTTTCTCATTAAAGTAGCTTTCAACTGA
- a CDS encoding MIP/aquaporin family protein: protein MNIYIAEFIGTALLLLMGSGVVANVVLKQTKGSDSGWIVITTAWALGVFIGVVVAGPHSGAHINPAVSVGLAIAGLFDWSLVPGYVLAQVLGAGFGAAIAWLMYRDHFDITDDPGLKFAPFATAPAIRNFSSNFLSEVVGTFVLILVILYSTGANLEDLNNTPIGLGALGALPVALLVWVIGLALGGTTGYAINPARDLGPRIAHQLLPIKGKGSSDWSYSWVPILGPLLGASLAAGTFLILGS, encoded by the coding sequence ATGAATATCTATATTGCTGAATTTATAGGCACCGCCTTACTCCTGCTTATGGGCTCAGGTGTCGTGGCCAATGTGGTCCTAAAACAAACCAAAGGAAGCGATAGCGGCTGGATCGTCATTACCACTGCTTGGGCGCTGGGAGTATTTATCGGCGTAGTAGTGGCAGGCCCCCACAGTGGTGCTCACATCAATCCCGCCGTAAGCGTTGGTTTGGCTATCGCAGGGCTGTTTGATTGGAGTTTGGTTCCTGGCTATGTCTTGGCCCAGGTATTGGGAGCCGGTTTTGGTGCTGCTATTGCTTGGCTAATGTATAGAGATCACTTTGACATCACCGATGACCCAGGCCTGAAATTTGCACCGTTTGCGACTGCACCAGCCATTCGAAACTTTTCCTCAAACTTCCTTTCAGAGGTCGTAGGCACTTTTGTATTGATTTTAGTAATTCTCTACTCCACTGGTGCTAACCTCGAAGATCTCAACAATACCCCCATTGGGCTCGGTGCTTTGGGAGCATTGCCAGTTGCACTATTGGTATGGGTAATCGGCCTGGCCCTGGGCGGCACCACCGGTTATGCCATCAATCCTGCCAGAGACCTCGGCCCCAGAATCGCCCACCAACTTCTCCCTATCAAAGGAAAAGGAAGTAGTGACTGGTCCTACAGCTGGGTACCGATATTGGGGCCTCTTCTAGGAGCATCCCTGGCAGCAGGCACATTTCTTATTTTAGGATCCTAA